A DNA window from Dehalococcoidia bacterium contains the following coding sequences:
- a CDS encoding sulfatase, with protein sequence MNVIWIVSDTFRRDHVGAYGNPRIRTPSLDTLAAGSVRFDAHYSAGFPTMPTRADHQTGRWTMSFMGWEPLPSGVTTLAEILAGHGLHTAASVDTPYYLRDGMNYDRGFQSFFMNIGQDSLWSLIPEPGYHHEALDVRDAWRSEADRNAPKTFMSAIQWLERHYKEDFFLYVDTWDPHEPWDAPAYYTELYMPDYDGELVLPLYGNWHDMPGYQESQLRKAHATYCGEITMVDTWVGFLLKSVQNMGIEDRTIVIFTTDHGFYFGEHGGLFGKMSSDKYPDGTLRPYDEIGSMWSYSPLFEELVHLPLLVRAPGVSPGAYSGLSSAIDVMPTVLDLLDLDIPDFVQGRSLAPAMRDRSRSGREYTISSLPFANPGDPVRSVDNFLRDLKDPSVTTVTAGQWSLLYSPDPGVSQLYNLESDPHQNDNVIGRHMDVAGELHRLLVEFMRENEVPQRLLQPRLDLRM encoded by the coding sequence ATGAACGTCATCTGGATTGTGTCCGATACATTCCGCAGGGACCACGTTGGCGCCTATGGCAATCCGCGCATCCGCACTCCCTCACTCGACACGCTCGCAGCCGGGTCAGTCAGGTTCGACGCCCACTACTCCGCCGGCTTCCCGACCATGCCCACGAGGGCCGATCACCAGACGGGACGGTGGACGATGTCCTTCATGGGCTGGGAGCCGCTTCCCTCCGGTGTGACCACACTGGCCGAGATCCTGGCTGGACACGGCCTGCACACGGCAGCCTCTGTGGACACTCCCTACTACCTCAGGGACGGGATGAACTACGACCGGGGCTTCCAGTCCTTCTTCATGAACATCGGACAGGACTCCCTGTGGTCGCTGATCCCGGAGCCCGGCTATCACCACGAGGCGCTGGATGTCAGGGATGCGTGGCGCAGCGAAGCGGACAGGAACGCGCCGAAGACGTTCATGTCCGCCATTCAGTGGCTGGAGCGCCACTACAAGGAGGACTTCTTCCTGTATGTCGACACCTGGGACCCGCACGAGCCCTGGGACGCCCCTGCCTACTACACGGAGCTCTACATGCCGGACTACGACGGCGAGCTGGTGCTCCCGCTCTACGGCAACTGGCACGATATGCCCGGATACCAGGAGTCGCAGCTTCGCAAGGCGCACGCCACCTACTGCGGCGAGATCACGATGGTCGACACCTGGGTGGGCTTTCTGCTGAAGTCCGTTCAGAACATGGGGATCGAGGACAGGACGATCGTCATCTTCACCACCGATCACGGCTTCTACTTCGGAGAGCACGGCGGCCTCTTCGGCAAGATGAGCTCTGACAAGTACCCGGACGGGACGCTTCGCCCATACGACGAAATCGGGTCGATGTGGAGCTACTCTCCACTCTTCGAGGAGCTCGTTCACCTGCCTCTGCTCGTCCGCGCTCCCGGAGTGTCGCCAGGCGCCTACAGCGGATTGAGTTCAGCAATCGACGTGATGCCCACGGTGCTCGATCTGCTGGATCTGGACATCCCGGACTTCGTACAGGGCCGCTCACTCGCGCCCGCGATGCGAGACAGGTCACGGTCAGGCCGTGAGTACACGATCAGCAGCCTTCCCTTTGCCAACCCAGGAGACCCGGTCAGGTCTGTCGACAACTTCCTCCGCGACCTCAAGGACCCTTCCGTCACGACCGTTACCGCGGGACAGTGGAGCCTTCTCTACAGTCCTGACCCTGGGGTGTCCCAGCTATACAACCTGGAGTCCGATCCCCATCAGAATGACAACGTCATAGGTAGACACATGGACGTGGCCGGAGAGCTACACCGGCTTCTGGTGGAGTTCATGCGCGAGAACGAAGTGCCTCAGAGACTACTCCAGCCGCGGCTGGACCTGCGAATGTAG